In Juglans regia cultivar Chandler chromosome 13, Walnut 2.0, whole genome shotgun sequence, the DNA window CGAAAGGGAAAGAAGTcaatttgagagtttatttATTGACACTTTAAATATACTATTGCCATAAATTCTTGTCATgactaatttttaaataattttattatttttatagcaaTTTTAAATGGTTGAACCAAATCAATTATTACAATCGGAATTTTTTTGACTAAATAGAGCATTAATATTGATTTCATCAAAAGTtaataaatctttaaaatttaaaaaaatgtaggtAAAATCATTTACGTTAGCTTCATCaaagttcaaaagtttaaactttgaaatacagtaattttaagtatatctttaaatttaaaaatatactatccatcattaaaagtaatattttattataaaaattaaaatcaatttctttCCTGCGTAAATTGTGTACAGTAatataatagtttattatttaaataataactcAATTAAATTCGTATATGGTTAATACTATAGGATTATAGTTAcaacaatttttatttgttataataatataatataatattattagataaaaaatccGATCCTCCCATCTAGTTCTAGGTCAATAAAAAAGTTGTCAATACTATTTGAGATACCTTTTATTTAatctttacaaaatattaaaataaaataaaaaatattactattaagaaaataatattatattattattttgataaatctaattattaatcTAATATAAAGTGATAGATAGAGagattttagaattatgaaaaagatatatttttcatcaagaTAACTGAGATTAGGTTCCCAAATAGTCAAATGAAAGATAAAGAATGACGAGTCGAATGAGAAAATTCCAGAAATATccagaaggaaaaagaaaggaaccCACCCGTCATCCTCCTCGCCTCCGGAAGCAGGAAACTTCCCACACGCGCTGCCGCCGTTGAATAAAAAGATACAATACGCGTTCCAACAGCTAATGACCGATGAGATAGGCAGTGAGCTCAAAACCGTGTTCTGGCTATCTATATCCCCTTATCCCCTCCCTCCCTACCTATCTCCCACGTCTTAATACGTACGAACATCCATTCACCCACGTCTGTTACACAACTTTTCGTTTATCTTgtgctttattaatttaaagCTTTTGACTTTCGTTTCCAATTTCCTCCCATGTTCTGTCTATATATACTAGGACAAGCAACCAACTTACTTTCATTCAACTGAATTTCGAAGTTCTGGTGTCAGAGTTCGAGCAGTCGAGAGTTGTTTGTTCTATAGTACtaacagctagctagcatttCAATCTTCGTCATGATGAAAGCTAAACACGAtgcatcatcttcttctcctcctcctcctctgatGGATGAGAAGCTTAATAATGTGAAATCTCCGAAATCAGCGCTGGGAAGATTACGTCGCAAGCTGTCTTCGAGAAAGAGTACTACTGAAAAGCAGCGTTCTCTTTCGGGTTCTGATTTCGAGATGACGAGCAAATTCTGCAGCGAGCTCCAAAGGGTGTTCGATTACTTGGACGTGGATGAAGATGGTAAAATATCTCTTGCCGAGTTGCAAGGCTGCGTGACCACAGTGGGGGGCACTATGTCCGTGGATGAGGCGGAAGAAACCCTGAAGTCGTCTGATTTAAACGGGGATGGGCTGCTGGACTTCGAGGAATTCCAGAAGCTAATGGAGACAAGCGGGGAAGAGGAAAAGAATGACACGCTCAAAGAGGCTTTTGCTATGTATGATATGGAGGGGTCCGGCTGCATCACCCCCACGAGCTTGAAGAGAATGCTGAGTCGACTCGGCGATTCCAAGTCCGTTCAGGATTGTAAAGCTATGATCCGAAAGTTTGATCTCAATGGAGATGGCGTTCTCAGCTTTGAAGAGTTCAGAATTATGATGCATTGATCCACCCAATAGAATATTTCTCCTTTCCTTTTCAAGTTTTTGTCTGCCTAATTTCCTTTCGGACGTATTGATTGATGAAAGATTTCTTCAgccttgtaatatatattatatacaattagATTATGATGGTTTGAACTCATTCATAGACTGTTTCAGCACTATTCTTTATGgattctctctcctttttttcccttatttcaACTGAGAGGGATAGACATAAATAAGGGAAAATTAAGGGTAACCAACTTAGGCAGACAATTGGAAGTATCTCAATCCTAGGTAAGAAATATAACAACAATACCCGATACCATTGAAGAGATTTGCAACACATAATAGTCTGAACTCTTGGCATATATAGTATTTCATTTGTCTGTTGAAAGTCAATCTGAGAATGCTGTTATCATAAGTTGGAAAAATAAGCAATCTAAACGCAACCACATAATATATAGTCTGAACTCTTAGCATTACTCAGATGTCATATTCACTATAATTCAGAATTTTAAAACCAAGTAGTAATAGGGTATAAGCGCACCACTAACATCCGCTTACCCACAGGTCGGACAGAAGTTGTAAAGTAAACACAAATtaagaacaatattattttacgtacacagaaaaagaaaataaacagaaaCCTTGCATATTCGAGGGCCTATATTCCATTGAGGGTAACCACAACATTGCGCGTGGAGTAGCGTAGTCGCGGTACTCACATTGCCATATGTTGGCAAGattttggataataaattatatatgtgcaaatgttgtttaaattagagaatatgtataataacaagaacaaattagaaagaCAAAATTTGGTATtgttgaggcacgttgtgatGAATGCTTTTAGAGTAGATTCTGTCGCCTCCAAATTTTAACATGCACTAGGCTTATTGACAGTCTACTTCCAAGATATAATAACTTCGATTCCCATTAATCTCATTGTCAATGTATACAAAAGAAGATACTCGAACCTGATATAAAATAACCaaaacccaaagaaagaaaaacaaaggaggAAGTGTTTCTCTAATTGTTGTAGAGAACTTGTGGGTGAtgttccctatttatagaaaatgaaatgacacttgtgaaaagtcacaaccagaatgaaatgacacttgtAAAAAGTcacaatttatttaaatgaaatggtatttgtgaaaagtcacaactaatAAATTAGGAAATGGTACTTGTGAGAtgtcacaacttctcaaatattagagaatacattgaaatGTTTCTAATTTACCGAAGGGTacaaccctttgtttggttgcCAAGCAATTAAAGCTCCTATCCCCAAGAGGAATGCATTGATTCAAGTCACCATAGCacgtttttatttaaatattgacaaccgaaccgatacattgaacaatgacaatgatttacattttttttatttaacattaaatattttaatcatttttaagtCTAAAAATGCACTTGATTGAgataaaatagaacaaaattttCTTTGGGCTAAGTACTATGCATTAATAGAGGTAGCTTGCAGCTTTAAACGTCTACTTAGTGTTatcatgttttcaaattcaTGGTGAACCAAGTCTTGAATCATAATCTTTTAACTCCGGCTTCTCCACACTACACAGTCTACCAATGAAGCCCTCGGTCCCATCTCAGTCCACCGTCGCGAAGCCACCCTCAGTCCACTGACGTGAAGCTGCCCTCAGATCTATGGGAGGTTTatcatacatttattttctattttttttttatccctgtttcatctcttttttctctctgtatTTGCTAGAAACTAATGGTACCCTCCTGTAGATGTTGCCTCTCATGGCTTTATGCAAACTCCTCTCTCAGCAGCTCTAAACCAACCCCACCGATTTCTTGCCTGTAGATGCTTAAAGACTAAGCCCTCCCTGTCGGGAAGTATAAGGTATGGAGAGCTTAAcatttgcaatttttttcaaatgttaaaTATGATGTTTTCAATTGACAAAAGTTGGTTTCCTGATAGTGGTTTTTGACTCTGATTAATTGTTCTCACATATGAATATAGTATGGTTTGCTTGCATTtacttttccatttttttgaaaattagatGAATAATCGAGTTGgtgatcttttgattttttcaaaacatgttTATTCGATTTACTGTCTTTGACTATAACGATTGCTTATGAATAATCAAG includes these proteins:
- the LOC108990794 gene encoding putative calcium-binding protein CML19, translated to MMKAKHDASSSSPPPPLMDEKLNNVKSPKSALGRLRRKLSSRKSTTEKQRSLSGSDFEMTSKFCSELQRVFDYLDVDEDGKISLAELQGCVTTVGGTMSVDEAEETLKSSDLNGDGLLDFEEFQKLMETSGEEEKNDTLKEAFAMYDMEGSGCITPTSLKRMLSRLGDSKSVQDCKAMIRKFDLNGDGVLSFEEFRIMMH